A section of the Schistosoma haematobium chromosome ZW, whole genome shotgun sequence genome encodes:
- the TWN2_1 gene encoding Valine--tRNA ligase, mitochondrial 1, variant 3 (EggNog:ENOG41KOG0432~COG:J) has product MTGIHIFHPIMPHLTEVLWHGLNINIEQKDELYNPENSLLMQQFPNCKWFEFLYQNNYDISLDRVQEIMSELTTVASNVNSWRTLLRSIHHDKSGNPTKLKKIESDGIYLIKNSSDSNVSEDESAVLKALTSINLKSDMLRSNSYVYIPVHNDQTDWHLCINENEYDLNWASNQLQLRIDKLCKRKEELIKIEKMKKGKENAHETNQSKIEVIERKMEKLEYQLSCLM; this is encoded by the exons ATGACCGGCATTCATATATTTCATCCAATTATGCCACATTTAACTGAAGTTCTCTGGCATGgtttaaatattaatattgaACAGAAAGACGAGTTGTATAATCCAGAAAACAGCTTATTGATGCAACAATTTCCTAATTGTAAATGG tttgaattcttGTATCAGAATAACTATGATATTTCATTGGATCGTGTACAAGAAATCATGTCTGAGCTAACTACAGTAGCTTCGAATGTCAATTCTTGGCGTACTTTACTCCGATCTATTCATCATGATAAATCAGGAAATCCCACGAAATTAAAGAAAATTGAATCTGATGGTATTTACTTGATAAAAAACTCTAGTGATTCAAATGTTTCAGAAGATGAATCTGCTGTTTTGAAAGCGCTTACATCTATTAACTTGAAGTCAGATATGCTAAGAAGTAATAGTTATGTTTATATACCTGTTCATAATGATCAAACTGATTGGCATTTATGTATAAATGAGAAT GAATATGATCTTAATTGGGCTAGTAATCAATTACAACTTCGTATTGATAAATTATGTAAACGTAAAGAGGAGCTGATAAAAATAGAGAAAATGAAAAAAGGCAAAGAGAATGCACATGAAACAAATCAATCTAAG ATTGAAGTAATAGAAAGAAAAATGGAAAAACTTGAATATCAACTTTCTTGTTTGATGTAG